From Coriobacteriia bacterium, the proteins below share one genomic window:
- a CDS encoding glycosyltransferase — MNPLTIVIPTYERPQFLADTLASIETQTRRDFDLVVLDNGSLSSYSQVLERFSSLGIEYIRNESNIGSGPNQTKAREICSRTEFGMVFHDDDIMHPRLVEWELGFLEEHADAAWIAAECQAFADGLEPPVETWSGVAGAVELHVERASLVRWIMDDTMLHFGSTMYRSSALLKAESYVAELERFHIVGDRPYLLEVAKSGSTALIREPLVLYRLHAAQDTHDPNLTDDQAIALMHYYRDVLLEAPMPGDADLLARHATNYLLHVHSVTARENNGSLRELVARERADGLFRWRSLNGQGVGALARMMGLGRAFESARPALSAVRRVFQPRR; from the coding sequence TTGAATCCACTGACGATCGTCATTCCGACGTATGAGCGGCCGCAGTTCTTGGCTGATACTCTGGCCAGCATCGAGACTCAAACGCGCAGAGACTTCGATCTCGTGGTGCTCGACAACGGGAGCCTCAGCAGTTACTCGCAGGTGTTGGAGCGATTCTCGTCGTTGGGCATCGAATACATCCGCAACGAAAGCAACATCGGCTCGGGACCGAACCAGACGAAGGCGCGTGAGATATGCTCCCGCACTGAGTTCGGCATGGTCTTTCATGACGACGACATCATGCATCCACGATTGGTGGAGTGGGAACTCGGGTTTCTGGAGGAGCACGCCGACGCGGCGTGGATTGCGGCGGAGTGCCAGGCGTTCGCCGATGGACTGGAGCCGCCCGTCGAGACGTGGAGCGGCGTCGCCGGAGCCGTTGAGCTGCACGTGGAGCGGGCGTCTCTCGTGCGATGGATCATGGACGACACCATGCTTCACTTCGGGTCGACCATGTACAGAAGTTCCGCGCTGTTGAAGGCCGAATCGTACGTCGCGGAACTGGAGAGGTTCCACATCGTCGGGGATCGCCCCTATCTTCTCGAGGTGGCGAAATCGGGAAGCACGGCCCTGATCCGCGAGCCACTGGTCCTCTACCGGCTTCACGCAGCGCAAGACACCCACGATCCCAACTTGACTGACGATCAGGCGATTGCGCTGATGCACTACTACCGTGACGTGCTGCTTGAGGCCCCCATGCCCGGGGATGCGGACCTGCTCGCGCGTCACGCCACCAACTACCTGCTGCACGTGCACTCGGTGACCGCTCGTGAGAACAACGGCTCATTGCGAGAGCTTGTTGCGCGTGAGCGGGCTGATGGTCTGTTCCGCTGGAGATCGCTCAACGGACAGGGTGTCGGGGCCTTGGCGCGGATGATGGGGCTAGGCCGTGCGTTCGAGTCGGCGAGGCCTGCGCTGAGCGCTGTCAGGCGCGTCTTTCAGCCCCGGCGCTAG
- a CDS encoding oligosaccharide flippase family protein, with the protein MGIARKSVIGFGGQVYMLVIGLASTILVARLLGAEGKGVLAIVAAIPSLGLGVASFGLGPALGFMAGKNHYSARDLVTAAVVWSLVLGAVVGAVVWLFRDALLGSILQGLTTLDLAVVVITLPTYYVFAFLGALFIGHGRAVAFAGVQSAFATLNLAAVVMASLLVPDSSTAVVVALSIASTLSAILSLAVYRARFSFSPRRIVEITKAATPYAAKAYAGQASTMFFLRADVFFLNYYAGPSAVGVYSVATNLAEKLWLLSSPVASAVFSSITGAERHDAVRLTTLTSRALLVLNALAGIALFGLAFLLVPTIYGAEFTDAIWYLGILLPGVVVYAVCQPYGQFFVGQLGRPGVTSILAVMMMVFSAVLYVTLIPVMGPAGAAWGSTLSYSSALLGYLWLMPRAADVTIRQMLVPTREDFGLYRSVAAKVVKRIGTSAPSGQE; encoded by the coding sequence GTGGGCATAGCTCGCAAGTCAGTCATCGGCTTCGGTGGTCAAGTCTACATGTTGGTCATCGGACTTGCGTCCACGATTCTTGTGGCGCGACTGCTTGGTGCTGAGGGCAAGGGCGTGCTCGCAATCGTCGCGGCCATTCCGTCGTTAGGCCTAGGGGTTGCCTCGTTCGGCCTTGGTCCGGCACTTGGCTTCATGGCGGGTAAGAACCACTACTCTGCCCGAGACCTGGTCACAGCTGCAGTTGTTTGGTCGCTCGTGCTCGGGGCTGTCGTCGGCGCGGTCGTCTGGCTCTTTCGCGATGCGCTCCTGGGGTCGATTCTTCAGGGGCTCACCACGCTGGACCTCGCCGTCGTTGTGATCACCTTGCCCACGTATTACGTGTTCGCGTTTCTGGGCGCGCTTTTCATCGGGCACGGACGTGCGGTGGCCTTCGCCGGCGTTCAGTCCGCGTTCGCAACACTCAATCTGGCCGCAGTCGTGATGGCGAGCTTGCTCGTGCCGGATAGTTCTACGGCCGTGGTCGTTGCGCTGAGCATCGCAAGCACACTGAGCGCCATCCTCTCACTGGCGGTCTACCGCGCGCGCTTCTCGTTCTCGCCACGGCGCATTGTTGAGATCACGAAGGCGGCAACACCGTACGCAGCCAAGGCCTACGCTGGGCAGGCTAGTACGATGTTCTTCCTCAGGGCCGACGTATTCTTCCTCAACTACTACGCCGGCCCCTCGGCCGTCGGCGTCTACAGCGTCGCGACCAACCTCGCCGAGAAACTGTGGCTGCTCAGTAGCCCGGTCGCGAGCGCGGTCTTCAGTTCGATCACCGGAGCCGAGCGCCATGACGCGGTACGGCTCACGACGTTGACCTCACGTGCGCTCCTTGTGCTGAATGCCCTCGCCGGTATCGCCCTGTTCGGGCTTGCCTTCCTGCTCGTACCTACCATCTACGGTGCTGAGTTCACCGATGCCATCTGGTACTTGGGCATCTTGCTGCCGGGCGTGGTCGTCTACGCCGTGTGCCAACCTTATGGTCAGTTCTTCGTCGGCCAACTCGGACGACCCGGCGTGACATCGATCCTCGCCGTGATGATGATGGTGTTCAGCGCGGTACTCTATGTGACGCTCATACCGGTCATGGGACCAGCAGGCGCCGCTTGGGGGTCGACCCTGTCATACAGCAGCGCCCTGCTCGGGTACCTGTGGCTGATGCCGAGGGCGGCAGACGTGACCATTCGCCAGATGCTCGTTCCCACTCGTGAGGATTTCGGACTCTACAGGTCAGTCGCTGCAAAGGTCGTGAAGCGCATCGGGACAAGCGCCCCAAGCGGACAGGAATAG
- a CDS encoding FkbM family methyltransferase, producing the protein MRPLRVINRVTPPALWDLAKKLSGRKAEDSVPPFVDESVGSFSQFGEDLVIDAILGSPRDGVYVDVGANDPSELSNTQRFYRRGWRGVNIEPNTALCDELKRQRPEDVNLNIGIASKVGTLTFYLMEPATLSTFDPGAVKDNLAHPGARLAEEVSVAVEPLSDVLDEHVGERAIDFLSVDTEGLDLAVLKSNDWVRHRPRLVLVEVAWSGSEIVEYLGAQNYPLVWSNGVNGIFADQGGSR; encoded by the coding sequence GTGCGACCGCTGAGAGTAATCAATCGAGTCACCCCGCCCGCGCTTTGGGATCTGGCCAAGAAGCTCTCGGGTCGCAAGGCGGAGGACTCAGTGCCACCGTTCGTCGATGAGTCCGTGGGTTCATTCAGTCAGTTCGGCGAGGACCTCGTGATCGATGCGATTCTCGGAAGCCCCCGGGACGGAGTGTATGTCGACGTAGGCGCTAACGACCCGTCTGAGTTGAGCAACACGCAGCGCTTCTATCGGCGGGGGTGGCGTGGAGTCAACATCGAGCCAAACACCGCGCTGTGCGATGAACTCAAGCGACAGCGGCCGGAGGATGTCAATCTCAACATAGGCATTGCGTCGAAGGTTGGGACGCTGACCTTCTATCTGATGGAACCGGCAACCCTGTCGACCTTCGATCCGGGTGCAGTGAAGGACAATCTTGCGCATCCCGGGGCCCGACTTGCCGAGGAGGTCAGCGTCGCCGTCGAACCGCTGAGTGACGTGTTGGACGAGCATGTGGGCGAGCGGGCGATCGATTTCCTCTCGGTGGACACCGAAGGGCTGGATCTCGCTGTGCTCAAGAGCAACGACTGGGTACGCCATAGGCCTAGACTCGTGCTTGTCGAGGTCGCGTGGAGCGGCAGCGAGATTGTCGAGTACCTTGGTGCGCAGAACTACCCGCTCGTGTGGTCCAACGGCGTGAACGGTATCTTCGCCGACCAGGGTGGCTCGCGGTAG
- a CDS encoding glycosyltransferase family 10, translating into MVQAPADRLVIYDIDYSEFMENRAFDAALMSQYPGAGAIAALSARLAQSGVGMVTADAYLAGGTDSREAIVLSNEVTRFTRTLLFERGLRGAVCVSGESPIVAWRFYQGLPEFSSWFNHMVLFPGARAMASGSAAFHDFSWPYSDLTPIEPDPWTERKLLAVVSGNKRAFGWPRPAFDLAHPKPSAGRWYRAWQARSAQCKNLWMQSELYLERLTAIRHFGGSDGFDLYGRGWDQPTSGADRETQTAIGRSYRGEIPPHDKVRVLRGYQFSLCFENTAFPGYITEKIFDCFVAGNIPVYLGAPDIADYIPRDTYIDFRDFPDYSTLEEHLRSMTGEGAQQHLAAARDFLASTRSARFSQESCVEVLADLLLGCFER; encoded by the coding sequence ATGGTGCAAGCGCCGGCGGACAGGCTCGTCATCTACGATATCGACTACTCGGAGTTCATGGAGAACCGAGCGTTCGACGCGGCCTTGATGAGCCAGTATCCGGGTGCCGGTGCTATTGCAGCGCTATCGGCGCGCCTTGCGCAGTCGGGTGTCGGGATGGTCACCGCCGATGCGTATCTCGCTGGCGGTACCGACTCGCGCGAAGCAATCGTGCTCAGCAACGAAGTCACGCGGTTCACGAGAACGCTGCTTTTCGAGCGCGGGCTTCGCGGCGCAGTCTGTGTGAGCGGGGAATCCCCCATCGTCGCGTGGCGCTTCTACCAGGGGCTCCCCGAGTTCTCGTCGTGGTTCAACCACATGGTGCTGTTCCCGGGCGCACGAGCCATGGCCAGCGGGAGCGCCGCGTTCCATGACTTCTCGTGGCCCTACTCCGATCTCACTCCCATCGAGCCCGACCCATGGACCGAGCGCAAACTGCTGGCCGTCGTCAGCGGCAACAAGCGAGCCTTCGGGTGGCCCCGACCAGCCTTCGACCTCGCGCACCCGAAGCCGTCGGCGGGCCGCTGGTACCGCGCATGGCAGGCGCGCAGCGCGCAGTGCAAGAATCTCTGGATGCAAAGCGAGCTCTACCTGGAGCGGCTCACCGCGATCAGGCACTTCGGTGGTTCCGATGGGTTCGACTTGTACGGCAGGGGGTGGGACCAGCCGACTTCGGGCGCCGATCGTGAGACCCAGACCGCTATCGGGCGATCCTATCGTGGCGAGATTCCGCCGCACGACAAGGTTCGCGTGCTTCGCGGCTACCAGTTCTCGCTCTGCTTCGAGAACACGGCATTCCCTGGCTACATAACCGAGAAGATCTTCGACTGCTTCGTGGCTGGAAACATACCCGTGTACCTGGGGGCACCGGACATCGCGGACTATATTCCGCGCGATACCTACATCGACTTCCGCGACTTCCCTGACTACTCCACGCTAGAAGAGCACCTGAGGAGTATGACCGGGGAAGGGGCGCAGCAGCACCTGGCGGCCGCTCGGGACTTCTTGGCGTCTACGCGGAGCGCTCGCTTCTCACAGGAGAGTTGCGTCGAAGTGCTCGCCGACCTGCTGCTCGGATGCTTCGAAAGATGA